GCGGATTTTCCCATCGGCCGGGACAAAAAAAAGCACCCGCTGCGCGGGCGCTGTCAAAAAAGTGGCGCCTCTTCATGGGCGCCTTGTCTGTTGCTGTTGTTGTCGGCGGTGTCTCCCCGGCCCCTCGCTGGACGCGCGGCTGCGTGCCTTGAGTGCCCGCAATGTAAGGGCTGGCGCGGGCGCCGCGCATCGGGACTTTCCCGGGGGCCGGGTCTACTGCCCCGCGGCTATCCAGCCGGCCGCCATCTCGGCCATCATCAGCGTGGGGCTGTTGGTGTTGCCGCTGGTGATGGTGGGCATGGCGCCGGCGTCCACCACGCGCAGGCCTTCGATGCCGCGCACGCGAAAGTGCGGATCGAGCACGGCTTGTGCGTCGTCCGCGCGCCCCATGCGCGTGGTGCCCACCGGGTGGAAGATGGTGGTGGCGATGTCGCCGGCCAGGCGCGCCAGTTCTTCATCGCTCTGGAATTGCACGCCGGGCTTGTATTCCTCGGGCCGGTAGCGCGCCAGCGCCGGCTGCGAGGCGATGCGCCTTGTCAGCCGCAGGCTGCTGGCGGCGATCAGGCGGTCTTCATCGGTCGAGAGATAGTTGGGCGCGATCGCCGGCGCATCGCGAAAGTGGGCGCTCTTGATGCGCACGCTGCCCCGGCTCGTGGGCTGCAGGTTGCACACGCTGGCGGTGAAAGCCGGGAAGTCGTGCAGCGGCTCGCCGAAGGCGTCCAGCGAGAGCGGTTGCACGTGGAACTCCAGGTTCGCGCGCTCGCGCCCCGGGTCCGAGCGCGTGAATGCGCCCAATTGCGACGGCGCCATGCTCATCGGGCCGCTGCGGCTGAACAGGTATTGCATGCCTATCCAGGCCTTGCCGAAGGGGTCGCTCGCCAGGGTGTTGAGCGTCTTGACGCCCTGCACCTTGAACACCGCGCGGATCTGCAGGTGGTCCTGCAGGTTGGCGCCGACGCCGGGCAGCTCGTGCACCAGCGGGATGCCGTGCTGCTGCAGCAGCGCCGCCGGGCCTATGCCCGACAGCTGCAGCAACTGGGGCGAGTTGACCGCGCCCGCGCTCAGGATGACCTCGCGCACCGCATGCACCGTCACCTGCTGGCCGTCCTTGACGAGCTGTACGCCGCTGCAGCGCTTGCGTCCCTGGGCGTCCACGGTGGTGATCAGCTTCGCCGCCTGCGCGCCGGTCCACAGCGTGAAGTTGGGGCGCCCCTCGCAGGTGGGGCGCAAGAAGGCCTTGGCGGTATTCCAGCGCCAGCCGCGGCGCTGGTTGACCTCGAAGTAGCCCACGCCCTCGTTGTCGCCGGTGTTGAAGTCGCCCGTTGCCGGGATGCCGGCCTGCACGGCAGCGCGCGCGAAGGCGTCCAGAATCTCCCAGCGCAGGCGCTGGCGCTCCACGCGCCATTCGCCACTGCTGCCGGTGGAAAAGTTGGCGTGCAGTCGCTTGAAGTCTTCGGGCACGCCATCGGGGCGGTCCAGGCGCCAGTGGTCCTCGTGGCGCCGGAAGGTCTGCAGCACATTGGGCCAGCGCCAGGCGTCTTCGCCGGTCACATCGGCCCAATGCTCGTAGTCCTGCGCCTGGCCGCGCAGATAGAGCATGCCGTTGATGCTGGAGCACCCGCCCAGCGCCTTGCCGCGCGGATAGCGCAGCTGGCGGCCATTCAGGCCGGCGTCGGGCTCGGTCTGGTAGAGCCAGTCGGTACGCGGGTTGCCTATGCAGTACAGGTAGCCGACGGGGATGTGGATCCAGTGGTAGTTGTCGCGCCCGCCCGCTTCCAGCAGCAGCACGCGGCGCCGGGGGTCGGCGCTCAGGCGATTGGCCAGCAGCGAGCCGGCCGTACCGGCGCCGATGATGATGGTGTCGAAGGTGGTGTCGCTCATGGCTCTGGACCGGCTGCCCTGCACCGGGGCATTGTGCAACACGCCCCGGCGCTTTGGCAAAAGACCATGATCCTCAAACACGATAGCTGTCGGCGCAATGCGGGCAAGCGCTGGAGCCTGTTTTGCCTGTGCAGGCCATGTACCGTGGCCAGCTTCGCGATGCTCTGTGTGAAACTATCGGTTTCCTGCCCGCAGCCATGCAAGCCCTGACCGCTCCCACCGTGACGACAGACCAGGGCGCCGCGCCCCTGGCGCGTGCGCGCGGCGACTGGGTGGCCGCGGCCCTGGCCGAGCGCGCCCACTGGAGCGCGCTGGCGGCGCAGCTGCGCGCCGCCGCGCGGCCGCTCGCCTGGGACCTGCAGGCGGTGCAGCACATGGACCACGTGGGCGCGCAGCTGCTCTGGCACCACTGGGGCGGGCGCTGGCCCGAAGTGCTGCACGCCAGCGCCGCGCAGCGCCAGCTGCTCGAGCGCGTGGCCGCGCTCACGCCCGCCGCCACCCCGCGCGCGCCGCGCAGCTGGGGCGAGGCCTGGGAGCGGCTGGGCGTGATGGTGCTGGCGGCCGTGGAATTCTTCATGCAGCTGGTGCAGGTCGTGGGCCAGCTCGTGCTGGACCTGCTGCGCCTGCTGCGCGCGCCGCGGCGCGGGCCCTGGCGCGACATCTCGGGCCACCTCTACCAGATGGGGGCGACGGCCCTGCCGATCACCGCACTGGTGGGCTTTCTGATCGGCGTGGTGCTGGCCTACCTGATGAGCCTGCAGCTGCAGCGCTTTGGCGCCGAGACCTTCATCGTCAACATCCTGGGCATCTCGCTGATCCGCGAGCTCGGCCCCATGCTGGCGGCCATCCTTGTGGCCGGGCGCTCGGGCTCGGCCATCACCGCGCAGATCGGCGTGATGCGCGTGACCGAGGAGCTGGATGCGATGCGCGTGATGGGCATCTCGCACAGCTATCGGCTGGTGATGCCGCGGGCGATCGCGCTCGGCCTGGCGATGCCGCTGGTGTCGGCCTGGACCACGGCGGCGGCGCTGGCCGGCGGCATCCTCGCCTCGGACGTGGTGCTGCACATCACGCCCGGCTACTTTTTCCAGGCGCTGCCGCTGGCGGTGCAGGGCAGCACGCTGGTGCTGGCCACGGCCAAGTCGGTGGTGTTCGGCGTGCTGATCGCGCTGATTGCCTGCGTCTGGGGCATGCGCGTCGAACCCAACACCCAGAGCCTGGGCGAGGGCACCACCGCGTCGGTGGTCAGCGCCATCACCATGGTGATCCTGGTGGACGCGCTGTTTGCCATCGTGTTTCGCAACGTGGGGTTCCAGTGAGCGCCCCTGTCGCCGCGCCCGCCGCCCCCGCCACGCCCGTGGTCGAGATCCGCGACCTGGCCACCGTCTTCGGCACGGGCGCGCAGGCGTTCAGCGTGCACGAGCACCTGAACCTCACGGTGCAGCGCGGCGAGCTGCTGTCCCTGGTGGGGGGCTCGGGCACCGGCAAGACGGTGCTGCTGCGCCACATCCTGGGTCTGACCGAGCCCACGCGCGGCACGGTCACGGTGCTCGGGCGCCCGGCGCGCGAGCTCGGCGGCGACGGCGCGAGCAGCCGCGTGGGCATGCTGTTCCAGCATGGTGCGCTGTTCACCGCCTTCAGCGTGCTGGACAACGTCGCCTTCGCGCTCTACGAGCTGCGCACCCTGCCGCGCGCGCTGGCGCAGGAGGTGGCCATGGTCAAGCTGCGCATGGTGGGCCTCAAGCCCGAGCACGCGCTGCGCATGCCGGCCGACCTCTCCGGTGGCATGATCAAGCGCGTGGCGCTCGCGCGCGCGCTGGTGATGGACCCGCCGCTGCTGCTGCTCGACGAACCCACCGCCGGGCTGGACCCCAATGGCTCGGACGAATTCTGCGATCTGCTGCGCGAGCTGCACGCCACCCTGGGCCTGACGGTGATCATGGTCACGCACGACCTCGATACGCTGTACGCGCTGTCCACCAAGGTGGCGGTGCTGGCTGAAAAGCACGTGATCGCGCACGCGCCGGCGGTCGAGGTGGCGCAGCTCGAGCACCCCTTCGTCGAGCATTTCTTTCGCGGGCAGCGGGGGCTGCGCGCGATGGCGCCTGCGCCAACCGCCCCGACGCGGGCCGAGGAGTCCTGATGGAAAACAAAGCACATGCCATGGCAGCCGGTCTGTTCGTGCTGGTGGTGGGCGCGCTGCTGGTGGCCCTGGGCTACTGGATTTCGAGCGACGAGGTCGCCCATACCACCTACGAGCTGTCCACCACCGAGAACGTCAGCGGCCTGCAGCCCCAGGCGGCGGTGCGCTACAAGGGCGTGCCCGCCGGGCGCGTGCTCTCCATCGGTTTCGATCCGCGCGAAGCCGGACGCGTGATCATCCACATCGACGTGGACAACAACGCCCCGATCAGCGCCACCACCTACGCTACGCTGGGCTACCAGGGCATCACCGGCCTGGCCCACATCCTGCTGAGCGATGCACGCGAGCCGCTGCAAAAACAGGCGCGCGGCGCCAGCGGCCTGCCGCGCATCCCGATGAAGGAATCGCCCTTCAGCCAGCTGGCCGAGCAGGGGCCGCTGCTGCTGAGCAAGATCCAGGATGCGGCCGACCGGCTCAACCGTCTGCTGGGCGACGACAACCTGGCGCTGGTGCACACGATGTTCGGGCGCATCAATGCCACCGCGCAAAGCATGGACCGGCTGGCGCTGAGCCTGGAGCACACCGTCAAGACCGGGGTGGACCCGGCGCTCGCCCAGCTGCCCGCGCTCGTCGGTGAAGCGCGCCAGACCCTGCGCACGCTGCGCGAGGCCGGCAGCCAGACCGCGAAGGCCGTGCAGGACGTGGGTGCGGTGGCGCGCCGCATCAATGCCCCGGGCGGCCTGCTGGAAGACATGGGCAGCGGCGTGCGCAGCTACGGCGGCCTGGCCGAGCGCGCGAGCCGGCGCACCTTGCCGCAGATCGACCGCGTGGCCGACGACGCCGCCCAGGCCGCGCGGGCGCTCACGCGCGCGGCCGACGCGGTGAGCGAGAA
This portion of the Comamonas flocculans genome encodes:
- a CDS encoding GMC family oxidoreductase, whose protein sequence is MSDTTFDTIIIGAGTAGSLLANRLSADPRRRVLLLEAGGRDNYHWIHIPVGYLYCIGNPRTDWLYQTEPDAGLNGRQLRYPRGKALGGCSSINGMLYLRGQAQDYEHWADVTGEDAWRWPNVLQTFRRHEDHWRLDRPDGVPEDFKRLHANFSTGSSGEWRVERQRLRWEILDAFARAAVQAGIPATGDFNTGDNEGVGYFEVNQRRGWRWNTAKAFLRPTCEGRPNFTLWTGAQAAKLITTVDAQGRKRCSGVQLVKDGQQVTVHAVREVILSAGAVNSPQLLQLSGIGPAALLQQHGIPLVHELPGVGANLQDHLQIRAVFKVQGVKTLNTLASDPFGKAWIGMQYLFSRSGPMSMAPSQLGAFTRSDPGRERANLEFHVQPLSLDAFGEPLHDFPAFTASVCNLQPTSRGSVRIKSAHFRDAPAIAPNYLSTDEDRLIAASSLRLTRRIASQPALARYRPEEYKPGVQFQSDEELARLAGDIATTIFHPVGTTRMGRADDAQAVLDPHFRVRGIEGLRVVDAGAMPTITSGNTNSPTLMMAEMAAGWIAAGQ
- a CDS encoding MlaD family protein, yielding MENKAHAMAAGLFVLVVGALLVALGYWISSDEVAHTTYELSTTENVSGLQPQAAVRYKGVPAGRVLSIGFDPREAGRVIIHIDVDNNAPISATTYATLGYQGITGLAHILLSDAREPLQKQARGASGLPRIPMKESPFSQLAEQGPLLLSKIQDAADRLNRLLGDDNLALVHTMFGRINATAQSMDRLALSLEHTVKTGVDPALAQLPALVGEARQTLRTLREAGSQTAKAVQDVGAVARRINAPGGLLEDMGSGVRSYGGLAERASRRTLPQIDRVADDAAQAARALTRAADAVSENPQGLVYGAPRAAPGPGEPGFVPPPAATQGNR
- a CDS encoding ABC transporter ATP-binding protein is translated as MSAPVAAPAAPATPVVEIRDLATVFGTGAQAFSVHEHLNLTVQRGELLSLVGGSGTGKTVLLRHILGLTEPTRGTVTVLGRPARELGGDGASSRVGMLFQHGALFTAFSVLDNVAFALYELRTLPRALAQEVAMVKLRMVGLKPEHALRMPADLSGGMIKRVALARALVMDPPLLLLDEPTAGLDPNGSDEFCDLLRELHATLGLTVIMVTHDLDTLYALSTKVAVLAEKHVIAHAPAVEVAQLEHPFVEHFFRGQRGLRAMAPAPTAPTRAEES
- a CDS encoding MlaE family ABC transporter permease, whose product is MQALTAPTVTTDQGAAPLARARGDWVAAALAERAHWSALAAQLRAAARPLAWDLQAVQHMDHVGAQLLWHHWGGRWPEVLHASAAQRQLLERVAALTPAATPRAPRSWGEAWERLGVMVLAAVEFFMQLVQVVGQLVLDLLRLLRAPRRGPWRDISGHLYQMGATALPITALVGFLIGVVLAYLMSLQLQRFGAETFIVNILGISLIRELGPMLAAILVAGRSGSAITAQIGVMRVTEELDAMRVMGISHSYRLVMPRAIALGLAMPLVSAWTTAAALAGGILASDVVLHITPGYFFQALPLAVQGSTLVLATAKSVVFGVLIALIACVWGMRVEPNTQSLGEGTTASVVSAITMVILVDALFAIVFRNVGFQ